The Providencia rettgeri genome includes a window with the following:
- the iscX gene encoding FeS assembly protein IscX: MSLKWSNSREIGEALYDAFPDVDPKTVRFTDMHQWICDLEEFNDDPQKSNEKILEAILLVWLDEFE; encoded by the coding sequence GCCGCGAAATCGGTGAAGCACTGTACGACGCATTTCCTGATGTTGATCCTAAAACGGTGCGCTTTACTGATATGCACCAGTGGATTTGCGATTTAGAAGAATTTAATGATGACCCGCAAAAATCGAATGAGAAAATCCTAGAAGCCATTTTGTTAGTTTGGCTGGATGAGTTCGAATAA